Proteins from a genomic interval of Candidatus Methanoperedens sp.:
- a CDS encoding ATP-binding protein has product MKIEKLHIENYKSIKNIDLHLNGNFNILIGKNNVGKSNIIDTLMFISEVVMSEWEMEKALNSWGGYEQIVFGGDNKKRIAFNLEISLSYDDKNSLFSKLSLQEVSFEEFDKDISNIIKYKVELSNSVRAPLFKEEIFIYPTFRIPPNTNTFFHNLSP; this is encoded by the coding sequence ATGAAAATAGAAAAACTGCATATTGAAAATTATAAAAGTATTAAAAATATTGATCTACATCTCAACGGAAATTTCAATATTCTAATAGGAAAAAATAATGTCGGAAAATCAAATATAATAGATACTCTGATGTTTATTTCTGAAGTTGTGATGAGTGAATGGGAAATGGAAAAAGCACTAAATTCTTGGGGAGGTTATGAACAAATTGTTTTTGGTGGTGATAACAAAAAAAGAATTGCATTCAATTTAGAAATCTCTCTCTCATACGACGATAAAAATTCATTATTCTCTAAATTATCACTTCAGGAGGTTTCTTTTGAAGAGTTTGATAAGGATATTTCTAATATAATAAAATATAAAGTCGAACTATCAAATTCAGTTCGAGCCCCATTGTTTAAAGAGGAAATTTTCATATATCCCACATTCCGCATACCCCCTAACACAAATACATTTTTTCATAATTTGAGCCCATAA
- a CDS encoding PIN domain-containing protein, whose translation MIFLDSSVIIAYKNADDTNHKKAVNIFQKLNAGEYGIGVISEFVFSEVTTALALRKSMEAAKEVGNVLLEAREIEIMKASEVFERTWDIFTHQENTALSFVDASNLACMEKRGIRKIATFDRDFLRIKTVEVVNGLI comes from the coding sequence TTGATATTTCTTGATTCCAGCGTGATTATTGCATATAAGAATGCTGATGATACAAATCACAAAAAGGCTGTGAATATTTTTCAAAAACTCAACGCAGGGGAATACGGGATCGGAGTAATATCGGAATTTGTGTTCTCGGAAGTCACAACCGCTCTGGCGCTCCGAAAAAGTATGGAGGCTGCAAAGGAGGTGGGAAATGTCCTGCTTGAGGCCAGGGAAATTGAAATAATGAAAGCGAGCGAAGTATTTGAAAGAACGTGGGATATTTTTACGCATCAAGAGAACACGGCGCTGAGTTTTGTGGATGCTTCGAATCTTGCATGTATGGAGAAGAGGGGGATAAGGAAGATAGCAACTTTTGACCGGGATTTTTTAAGAATAAAAACTGTGGAGGTCGTGAATGGGTTGATATAA
- a CDS encoding nucleotidyltransferase domain-containing protein: MTPYEKELREYFSGKDSVILAYLFGSTVRGDAGRLSDVDIGVLIDENLSKIDRFDLELKMMGEIAALIKKNKIDLIILNEAPLLLAYNIVKDGTILKSSETKRVQFETKLLSMYLDRKYYIKRHTEETLKRTAEVGFS, translated from the coding sequence ATGACACCCTACGAAAAAGAACTGAGAGAATATTTCAGCGGCAAAGATAGCGTGATACTTGCTTATCTGTTCGGTTCAACAGTGAGGGGCGATGCAGGCAGGTTGAGCGATGTTGATATCGGAGTATTAATAGATGAAAATTTATCTAAAATAGACCGCTTCGATCTGGAATTAAAAATGATGGGGGAAATCGCAGCTTTAATTAAGAAAAATAAAATAGATCTGATTATTTTAAACGAAGCGCCTTTACTTCTGGCATATAATATTGTTAAAGATGGAACTATTTTAAAATCCAGTGAAACAAAGAGAGTACAGTTCGAAACAAAACTCCTTTCTATGTATCTTGATCGAAAATATTACATAAAAAGGCATACTGAAGAAACTTTGAAACGGACTGCCGAGGTTGGTTTTTCATGA